A stretch of Falco rusticolus isolate bFalRus1 chromosome 2, bFalRus1.pri, whole genome shotgun sequence DNA encodes these proteins:
- the KCNE1 gene encoding potassium voltage-gated channel subfamily E member 1: MLVRSNDTALNSLLSKLLQDCLEQMNSSAPAQVRSASSSLEIIYVLLMIGLFGFFTVGVMLTNIRARRLEDSRDPYTTYIASDIWHKKDRQYFQAKLIENYKLCCVFENQLAVEQPSMQIPEAKSS, encoded by the coding sequence ATGTTGGTGCGGTCTAATGACACAGCCCTGAATTCACTCCTCTCCAAGCTGCTTCAGGACTGCCTGGAGCAGATGAATAGCTCAGCACCTGCCCAGGTCAgaagtgccagcagcagcctggaaatCATCTACGTGCTCCTGATGATTGGCCTATTCGGCTTCTTCACCGTGGGAGTCATGCTGACCAACATCCGCGCCAGGAGGCTGGAGGACTCCCGCGACCCCTACACCACCTACATTGCCTCAGACATTTGGCACAAGAAGGACAGGCAGTATTTTCAAGCCAAGCTCATAGAAAATTACAAGCTGTGCTGTGTCTTTGAAAACCAGCTGGCTGTGGAGCAGCCAAGCATGCAGATTCCTGAGGCAAAGTCTTCCTag